tggggtgcaaaggagcaaaataaataacagtatggagatgaggtagttgggtgggctatttacagatgggctatatccaggtgcagtgatctgtgagctgctctgacagctggtgcttaaagttagtgagggagatataaatctccaccttcagtgatttttgcagttcgttccagtcattggcagcagagaactggaaggaaaggcggccaaaggaggaattggctttgggggtgaccagtgaattACGGGGAGTTTCAGGCCCTGGAGTGAACATAATTGGAGACTCGCAAACTCGACTAAAAAGGAGGGCTGAGGGGCTCACATTGCAAACTTCTCTTCCTTGGCTAGTCATTTGGATCGGCCCCCAAGATGGTGACGGGGATtccccccaagggcataaggagagggtgtgtcttttatttGTTTGAACAGCAGCCTGTCTaatttatttttcttcttctgtgaTATAATGGCGGCTGCTAACCAACGTTAAAGCTGCatcccgccacctactgtgctggagtgtgtaGTCAATCACGGTTTACAACATTTCTAAGTCCTCCTacctattttattttttaagggTGAAATATTTCTATAACGCTTGTTTGGACGACCGGCAGTATTTGCGTTTCCTGGATTGTTACTGCGCACGCGCAATTTCGTGAGTCCTTGGATGATCCGCCTGCTGTAGGTTACGCAGCCTGTAAAGGGACACCGACAAAATGCAGAGCTGGAATCAAGTATATCGCACTCTGGCAACGGTAAGGAAAAAATAATGACATGCCAATTAATAGTTCATGTTGTCCGAAATAAATATAACTACAAGCGACAACTTGTAGAGTTACTTTGGTAGTTTTTCAACGTGATTTATGGAGTCCAGGCCTTGTTAGCTGAACCCCTCCATTacttcattagctagctagcctatcGTTAGGTTAGCTAGAACTCTAAATTggctagcagtgttagctagttCGCTCTTTCTAGCCCGCCCAAGCGAGCCTTGGTGTGTGGAATGTGCTAACATTGTTGCTGGTTAGGTTTAAATTGCTTTCATAAACTAATGTCATTACGAAATCATACATTTCCAGTCAAGCTAACGTTActgtaacgttaactagctagctacccaaGTTCCATTAACCAACAAGCATCCCATCGCGAATGTCAAATTTGACATCATGCCCGACTGGCTGTCAAGCTCGCGGGCTTGTATGTTTGTGGATGTAAAGAACACCATCTTGCCCTCTGCTTTGACTGCATCCAATGGTACATCAGTGACTCAGCATTCAACCTGATTTGTAAAGTTATTTGATTCATTATGTAGCTATTCAAATTATATTTGAGCACTGTTGTTAGCTAACTAACGCAGTACATTTAGCTACAGTTGAAGGCAGAAGTTTGCacgcaccttagccaaatacatttcacctcagtttttcacaattcctgacattttaagcctagtgaaaattccctgtcttatgtcaattaggatcaccactttattttaagaatgtgaaatgtcagaataatagtagagtgatttatttcagcatgtatttctttcaacacattcccagtgggtcagaagtttacatacactcatttagtatttggtagcattgccttcacccaacaataagttgggtgaattttggcccattcctcctgacagagctggtgtaactgagtcaggtttgtaggcctctttgctcgcacacgcttcttcagttctgcccacagattttctataggattgaggtcagtgctttgtgatggccactccaacaccttgactttgttgtccttaagccattttgccataactggaagtatgcttgggggtcaatgtccatttggaagacccatttgcaaccaagctttaacttcctgactggtgtcttgagatgttgcttcaatatatccacataattttcctgcctcatgatgccatttattttgtgaagtgcaccagtccctactgcagcaaagcacccccacaacatgatgttgccacccctgtGGTTcatggttggaatggtgttcttaggcttgcaagcctccccctttttcctccaaacataacaatggtcattatggccaaacagttccatttttgtttcatcagatcagaggacatttctccaaaaagtacaatctttgttcccttgtgcagttgcaaactgtagtctggctttttttaatgggggttttggagcagtggtttcttccttgctgagcggcctttcaggttatgtcgatatagaactcgttttaatgtggacatagatacttttgtacctgtttcccccagcatcttcacaaggtcctttgctattgttctgggattgatttgcacttttcgcaccaaagtatgttcatcgctaggagacagaacacgtctccttcctgagcggtatgacggctgcgtggtcccatggtatttatacttgagtactattgtttgtacagatgaacatggtaccttcaggtgtttggaaattgctcccaaagattaaccagacttgtggaggtttacaaaaaaaaatctgaggtcttggctgaattcttttgattttcccatgatgtcaagcaaagaggcactgagtttgaaggtaggccttgaattacaggtacacctccaattgactcaaatgatatcaattagcatatcagaagcttctaaagcatgacatcattttctcgagttttccaagttgtttaaaggcacattcaacttagtgcatgtaaacttctgacccactggaattgtgatacagtgaaataatctctgtaaacaatttattttttatttttattacttgtcatgcacaaggtagatgtcctaaccaacttgccaaaactatagtttaacaagaaatttgtggagtggttgaaaagcgagttttaatgactccaacctaagtgtatgtaaacttcaaacttcaactgtatatatttgatCAATACTTCAAAACAAGCTACTGTAGTGAGAATCATCTTTAACACTTGCTATCTGTTGACGTTGAGATTTTATTACCCATTTTCTTTACAGGAATTTGTGTCTCATTCTAGAGCACTGAGTTAGAAAGAGAACCAACATTTTATACTGACTTTCGACATGTATGACAACAGCCGGTCACACAGAAGAGCTACATACCTACAGCAAATGCTGACGTTATAGTAAAATCTTTTTGATTGTCCCAATTTATCCTCTCCTATCACATACAGCGTAGCCACCAGCTCCCGAATAGGCTCCAGGGTGCAACTGTTCTCTCTGTCAGAACATACTCTGACAAAGCACAAAGTAAGTCAACATTTATCACTCCAATGTCTTGCCTGGAAACCTGATGTTGAATTGCATTGAATTTTACATCTGGCAGAAATGAGCGTTAGAATCAGGAAAGTTTCCGCTCTCAACTTCTTCTACAAGTTAGAATGTTGAATACAATTATATTTTAACGTACTTCACTGGTTGTCCATGTGGTTAGTCCTTTTGGCGGTAGGAATGTGAGacaatatatccacaggaaagtataatTACATCAATGTTTGAAAGCGCAGGTAGTACTGCGCTTTCACCTGAAGCACTACTTGCGCTTTCAAACGTTGATGTAattatactttcctgtggatatattgtCTCACATAACTACCGCCAAAAGGACTATCCAGATGTACAACCGGTAAAGTaagttaaaatataattttattcaacattcagGCTTGTAGCGGTTGTGGGAGAACTTCACTGATTCAAACGCTAATTTCTTCTTGACGTAAAATTCTATGCAATTCATAGAATGTCGGGTTTCCAGGCAATCCAATGTCCAATTAGATAATTTGCTGCACTGCAGTTATCAAACTGTATGCAAACATATTCACAATGTGAATGCAATACCAGTATGTGCctctaacttcttatggctgcatcccgctaccaggatcgatatgacaacagccagtgaaagtgcagggcgccaaattcaaacaacagaaatcttataattaaaattcctcaaacatacatgtgttttatataattttaaaggtaatcttgttgttaatcccaccaaagtgtccgatttgaaatatgcttttcagcgaaagcaccacaaacgattgttaggtcaccaccaaaccacaataagcacagccatttttccagcgaaatatagcagtcacaaaaagcagaaatagagagaaaattaatcactaacctttgattatcttcatcagatgatactcataggacttcatgttacacaatacatgcatgatttgtttgataaagttcatatttatataaaaaaatctgagtttacattggcgcgttacattcactagttccaaaaacatcaagtgattttgcatagccacatcatttcaacagaaatactcatcataaatgtagatgataatacaagttacacacatggaattatagatatacctcctTAATtgaaccgctgtgtcagatttcaaaaaaactttacggaaaaagcaacccattcaataatctgagacggcgctcagaaatataataaaattagccgccatgttggagtcaacagaaacgagaaaatacatgataaatgtttccttacctttgatgaacttcatcagaatgcagtcctaggaatcccaggtccacaataaatgcttgatttgttcgataatgtccgttatttatgtccaattagctactttggttagcgcgtttggtaaacaattccaaagtcacaaagcgcgtccactataacctgacgaaatgtccaaaagttccgtaacagtcagtagaaacatgtcaaacgatgtactgaatcaatctttagaatgttgttaacatacatcttgaataacgttccaaccggagaattagattgacttcagatgagcggtggaacggaggtcctcctcatgtgaacgcgcatggtcagctcgtggcagttgtgactaattcctgtctctttcggccccccttcacattagagtcatcagacaaagttctattgactgttgacatctagtggaagccgtaggaagtgaaaactgaTCCATATCTcgttgtaatttcaatgagagcttggttgaaaatctgtcaccccagaaaaaatccaaacaggaagtggaacttctcaggtttttgcctgccatatgagttctgttatactcacagacatatttcaaacagttttagaaacttcagagtgttttctatcaaatactgctaataatatgcatatattagcaactatgactgagaagcaggcagtttactctgggcacctctgtgcacctttcatccaagctactcaatactgcccctgcagccataagaagttaacttgttGCCCCTCTGATAAACATGTTCTTTGCTCTCCTGCAGTTGATGCTGATGTCACAGTGGTGGGCTCTGGTCCTGGTGGATATGTTGCCGCAATCAAAGCAGCCCAGCTTGGTTTCAAGGTAAAGCTAACTCTTAACTATTTCTATCAGCAtgataaatgtgcaaccagaggaaagagaactctggaccacctatactccaaacatagagatgcatacaaagctctccctcatcctccatttggcaaatctgaccataattctatcctcctgattcctgcttacaagcaaaagttaaagcaggaagcaccagtgacaagatcaataaagaagtggtcagatgaagcagatgctaagctactggactgttttgctagcatagactggaatatgttccgggattcctccgatggcattgaggaaggAGTACACCACATTAGTCATTggattcatcaataagtgcattgttGATGTCATCccaacagtgaccgtacgtacataccccaaccagaagccatggattacaggcagcatccgcactgagctaaaggctagagctgctgctttcaaggagcgggactcaaacccggaagcttataataaATCCCGCTATTCCGtctgaaccatcaaacaggcaaagcgtcaatacagggctaagatcgtatcatactacaccggctctgacgctcgtcggctgtggcagggcttgcaaatacttcatactcgtcgccaaacccactggctccaggtcatctacaagaccctgctaggtaaagtccccacTTATCTCAGCTCTTTGGTctccatagcagcacccacctgtagcacgcgctccagcaggtatatctctctggtcacccccaaagccaattcctcctttggctgcctctccttccagttctctgctgccaatgactggaacgaactacaaaaatctctgaaacaaaaatctctgaaactggaaacacttatctccctcactagctttaagcaccagctgtcagagcagctcacagattactgcacctgtacatagcccatctataatttagcccaaacaactacctcttcccctactgtatttatttatttattttgctccttagcaccccattatttctatttctactttgcacattcttccactgcaaatctaccattccagtgttttacttgctatattgtatttacttcgccaccatggcctttttatgcctttacctcccttgtctcacctcatttgctcacattgtatatagacttatttttgtactgtattattgaccgtatgtttgttttactccatgtgtaactctgtgttgttgtatgtgtcaaactgctttgctttatcttggccaggtcgcaattgtaaatgagaacttgttctcaacttgcctacctggttaaataaaggttaaattaaaaaaccATTAGACTAGAAAGGGAACCACAGCCGAAAGATGCCCAGTGGTACGAacataccagacgagctaaactactactgtgctcgcttcgaggcaaataacactaaaacatgcatgagagcaccagctgttcctgaAGACAGTGATCACGAACtccgcagccgacgtgagtaagacctttaaacaggtcaacattcacaaggacgcagggccagatggattaccaggacgtgtactgagAGCATGCGCTGGCcagctagcaagtgtcttcactgacattttcaacctctacctgtgagtctgtaataccaacatgttttaagcagtccaccatagtgcctgtgcacAAGAACAAACACTAatgtaatctgcctaaatgactagcgacccgtagcactcacgtctgtagccatgaagtgctttgaaaggctggtcatggctcacttcaacaccatcatcctagacccactccaatttgcataccgccccaacagatccacagatgatgcagcctctattgcactccacactgccctttcccacctggacaaaaggaacacctatgtgagaatgctattcattgactacagttcagctttcaacaccatagtgccttcaaagctcatcaataagctaaggaccctgggactaaacacctccctctgcaactggatcctggacttcctgatgggccgcccccccaggtggtaagggtaggtaacaacacatccgccacgctgatcctcaacacaggggcccctcaggggtgtgtgctcagtctcctcctgtactccctgttcactcatgactgtacggccaggaacgactccaacaccatcattaagtttgccaatgacacaagtggtaggcctgatcaacaacgagacagcctatagggagaacgtcagagacctggccgtgtggtgccacaAACTCTCCCTAAACATgatcaagcacaccaagacagtcgtgaagagggcaccacaaagcctattccccttcaggagactgaaaagatttggcatgggtcctcagaaggttctagagctgcaccatcgagagcatcctgactggttgcatcactgcctggtatggcaactgctcagcttccgaccgcaaggcactacagagggtagtgcgaacggcccagtacatcactggggccaagctttctgccatccaggacctctataccaggcggtgtcagaggaaggccctaaaaattgtcaaggactccatccaccctagtcatagactgttctctctgctaccgcacggcaagcggtactggagcgccaagtctagttccaagaggcttctaaacagcttctacccccaagccataagactcctgaacatctagtcaaatggctacccagactatttgcattgccaccccccccccccccccccccccccctacaccactgctactctctgttgtcatctatgcatagtcactttaataattctacttacatgtacatactacctcaaataaccggtgcccccgtacattgactctgtatcggtacccccctatGTATAGTCTTGCTGTTatgttactgctgctctttaagtacttgttacttttatctcttattcttaaccatatttttttgaaactgcgTTGTTGGCTAGggtctcgtaagtaagcatttcacagtaaggtggaatgagtttgacacattcTTAACGCCATGTAAAACTATTAAACAGCCCTTTACTAATCTTgaatgttgtattcggcgcatgtgactaatacaatttggtTTTAACTAGGCTAACCATTCATTCTGATCTCTATCGAGTGAACGAAGCGCAAGGAGTAAATTTAGGCTCATGCCTATTTAATAGTAATGCCCATCTTGTGAGAATTGTCTAACTACGTTTTCTACTTTACAGACGGTGTGTGTGGAAAAGAATCCCACCCTAGGCGGGACCTGTTTGAATGTCGGCTGTATCCCTTCAAAGGTAAACGTTGTCCATCAGGAGTTTATATAGCTTTTACTGGGTGTTAATGTGCAACACTGCACAACTTCATCTGTGAGTTGAGGATGAATGTAGAACGTCGGTTTTCTCCTGTCACTTTCTAGGCCCTGCTGAACAACTCCTACCTGTACCACCAGGCCAATGGCAAGGACTTTGAAAGCAGAGGCATTGAAAGTAAGAGATAACATTGGCTAGACTCGAGCAGTGGTCACCACCAGCCCTGGGCCTAGAGAGCGgaagggtgtgcaggcttttgagtTTTTAGGGATGCCAGTTATGAACTTCActtgaccctctctctctgtctgtaccagTCTCGGGGATCACATTGAACCTGGAGAAGATGATGTCACAGAAGAGCGGGGCAGTCAAAGCACTGACAGGAGGCATAGCACATTTATTCAAACAGAACAAGGTGAGTCCTTACCTACAGTCACTCCCTCCCTACTTACATTGTTAATGATAGACCTAGTTCACAAATTAGACACATTTTGCTCACTTTTTGGATAATTGGCAACTAATATAGGGATCCTGCCAGTCAGCATCAGATTAGTTAGTCAGTATGGGTCAGACAGTGTTGCATTAGCTCATGCAAAACAATGGGAGTGGTAGAACCTGTTAGCGGGCTCCAAATAGCATGCTGAAATCAACTCCATTTCAAGTACAACCCACGTTCTATCCTTTTATAACCACCAAAACCCCTGACAGCAAGAGTTATGACTAAGCTCCTTCAGCTTTGCGCCAAGAGATTTCGCCTCAGCAGGATAAGCTTGAAACAGCAGTTTTGACTGTCCTCTATCTTCTTTGAATGGACGCAACCTTCTATGGGTATTACATTGTCAATGGACTTGTCCTTTGTCTTAAACCCACTTCTAATTTGAGTCCATCAGTTTGATACGAAAGCAGGCTGTTTTGATGCTTCCCTCtgtattttttgtgttacttCAGGGTCAGTAGTGAACTTGACCCCGTCTTTAATTGATGTAACTGATGATGTAATGTGGCGGTTTCTCCTCAGGTGACACACGTGAACGGCTATGGGAAGATCACGGGCAAGAACCAGGTGACGGCCACGGCCGAGGACGGCAGCATGCAGGTCATCAACAGCAAGAACATCCTCATTGCCACTGGCTCCGAGGTCACGCCCTTTCCGGGGATCGAGGTACGTTACTGTACTCTTGAGTAGTAGTTTGTAGCAGGCGGCCAGATGTTAGTTGTCCTTGGCAAAGCCGTGTCCTAACTCTCCTAACCTCATGTGTTGTCAGGTTGATGAGGACACGGTGGTGTCCTCCACGGGAGCCCTGGACCTGAAGAAGGTGCCTGAGCATCTCATCGTCATCGGAGCCGGAGTCATCGGGGTGGAGCTGGtgagggaccacacacacacacacacacacaggattacAGCATGGTCTGTAAAGAGTAAATGTCCATACAATAATTGCTTTATTTGTCCATTTGCACTGATGTTCTTACGTGTTTTGCTGTCTCAGTACCCAACCTGACACACATCAGAGGCTGCGGTAGAGCAACGCCCCTGGAGCACTTAGAGGTAGTGTCTTACTCAAGGGCACAACGGTGGTAGATAGTATACAGGGATATTGAAGCCAGTAACCCTCCAGCTGCCAGATCACTCCGTGCAGATTTCCCCACAGGCATCTTAGGGAATATCCAGGGTCCAGTCTAACATCCTGTTTGGCCTCCTGTTCACCAGGGGTCAGTGTGGCAGCGTCTGGGCTCCAAGGTGACAGCGGTGGAGTTCCTGGGCCACGTGGGCGGCTTGGGCATCGACATGGAGATCTCCAAGAACTTCCAACGCATCCTTCAGAAGCAAGGCATAAAGTTCAAGCTGGGCACCAAGGTCATGGGCGCCACCAAGAGGCCCGACGGCCAGATCGACGTAGCGTGAGTTCCATCCCCCAGTGAAGTGTATTTGTGTGTGGATCTGAATGAACTAAGTCACTGAAATGAATGTGCTTGCAAGTTTCTGGTTAAACATTAGGTCATACTaaagggctgaccccatttagtcgactgttccattgtttggtcgataggctgttggtcgaccaagattataatttttttgttgagcagtggcaaatatatttttaacaattatggcacacgagacacctgtctgagtggactaatccattatgGAGGCCGCAGGGATGGCACAACAGTATCACCAGTAGTAGATTTATcataatttctaatctacaatgctTATTTGGTTACAGTACATTTGATTAATGTAGTCAATATATTATTAATAAAGCCTTGTCATTTGTAGGAGTGAACATGTTTGCAGAGCTCAACCTAGGCTAAAAGTTTTTGTTTATTTAATTCCATTTAcgagttgtcaatttattaattgtcttttgttttgCGCGCTCCTGTCAATCTTGAGTAAGGACATCCAGTGAATAcgaatatagaagtaggactagtctacctggcctgcgcaCAAATGTAGTCCTATAAATGTGATCATTTGGGTATCTGATACTATTTCTGACTGTCTCAACTCAAcatcactgtggag
This genomic window from Salvelinus namaycush isolate Seneca chromosome 8, SaNama_1.0, whole genome shotgun sequence contains:
- the LOC120052383 gene encoding dihydrolipoyl dehydrogenase, mitochondrial-like, with protein sequence MQSWNQVYRTLATRSHQLPNRLQGATVLSVRTYSDKAQIDADVTVVGSGPGGYVAAIKAAQLGFKTVCVEKNPTLGGTCLNVGCIPSKALLNNSYLYHQANGKDFESRGIEISGITLNLEKMMSQKSGAVKALTGGIAHLFKQNKVTHVNGYGKITGKNQVTATAEDGSMQVINSKNILIATGSEVTPFPGIEVDEDTVVSSTGALDLKKVPEHLIVIGAGVIGVELGSVWQRLGSKVTAVEFLGHVGGLGIDMEISKNFQRILQKQGIKFKLGTKVMGATKRPDGQIDVAVEAASGGKNETLTCDVLLVCIGRRPFTRNLGLENVGLELDNRGRIPVNNRFQTKVPSIYAIGDVIAGPMLAHKAEDEGIICVEGMAGGAVHIDYNCVPSVVYTHPEVAWVGKTEEQLKEEGIPYKVGKFPFAANSRAKTNADTDGLVKILGHKETDRILGAHILGSGAGEIINEATLAMEYGASCEDVARVCHAHPTVSEAFREANLAASFGKAINF